A window of the Hemitrygon akajei unplaced genomic scaffold, sHemAka1.3 Scf000063, whole genome shotgun sequence genome harbors these coding sequences:
- the LOC140721853 gene encoding uncharacterized protein: protein MAHQQAHTGERPFTCSDCGKGFTKSSHLLRHQSVHTGERPFTCSDCGKGFTCSSKLKVHQRVHTGERPFTCSDCGKGFTCSSKLKVHQRAHTGERPFTCSVCGKGFTKSSHLLRHQSVHTGERPFTCSDCGKGFPCSSQLKVHQRVHTGERPFTCSDCGKGFTRSSILKVHQRVHTGERPFTCSDCGKGFTRSSHLHLHRAVHTGARPFTCSDCGKGFTCSSQLKVHQRVHTGERPFTCSDCGKGFTQSSELKVHQRVHTGEKPFTCSVCGKGFTQSSELKVHQRVHTGERPFTCSDCGKGFTSSSHMKVHQRVHTGERPFTCSDCGKGFTCSSKLMMHQSVHTGERPFTCSDCGKGFTSSSQLKVHQRVHTGESPFTCSVCGKRFTQSSQLMMHQSVHTGEMPFTCSDCGKGFTSSSQLKVHQRVHTGERPFTCSDCGKGFTSSSQLKVHQRVHTGESPFTCSVCGKRFTQSSQLMMHQSVHTGERPFTCSDCGKGFTSSFQLKVHQRVHTGERPFTCSDCGKGFTCSSQLKVHQRVHTGEWPFTCSDCGKGFALSSHLLTHRRVHTGEKPFTCSDCGKGFSQSSKLKVHQRVHTGERPFTCSVCGKGFTQSSILLAHQQVHTGRGRSPAQTVGRDSLVHLK from the coding sequence ATGGCACACCAGCAAGCCCACACTggcgagcggccgttcacctgctcagactgtgggaagggattcactaagtcatctcacctactgagacaccagtcagttcacactggcgagcggccgttcacctgctcagactgtgggaagggattcacttgctcatctaaactgaaggtacatcagcgagttcacactggcgagcggccgttcacctgctcagactgtgggaagggattcacttgctcatctaaactgaaggtacatcagagagctcacactggagagaggccattcacctgctcagtgtgtgggaagggattcactaaatcatctcacctactgagacaccagtcagttcacactggcgagcggccgttcacctgctcagactgtgggaagggatttccttgctcatcccaactgaaggtacatcagagagttcacactggggagaggccgttcacctgctcagactgtgggaagggattcactcgctcatctatactgaaggtacatcagcgagttcacactggggagagaccatttacctgctcagactgtgggaagggattcactcgatcatcccacCTACACTTGCACAGGGCTGTTCACACTGGGgcgaggccattcacctgctcagactgtgggaagggattcacttgttcgtcccaactgaaggtacatcagcgagttcacactggggagaggccgttcacctgctcagactgtgggaagggattcactcagtcatctgaactgaaggtacatcagcgagttcacactggagagaagccattcacctgctcagtctgtgggaagggattcactcagtcatctgaactgaaggtacatcagcgagttcacactggggagaggccgttcacctgctcagactgtgggaagggattcacttcttcgtcccacatgaaggtacatcagcgagttcacactggggagaggccattcacctgctcagattgtgggaagggattcacttgctcatctaaactgatgATGCACCAgtctgttcacactggggagaggccattcacttgctcagactgtgggaagggattcacttcttcgtcccaactgaaggtacatcagcgagttcacactggggagagtccgttcacctgctcagtatgtgggaagagattcactcagtcatctcagctGATGatgcaccagtcagttcacactggcgagatgccattcacttgctcagactgtgggaagggatttacttcttcgtcccaactgaaggtacatcagcgagttcacactggggagaggccgttcacttgctcagactgtgggaagggatttacttcttcatcccaactgaaggtacatcagcgagttcacactggggagagtccgttcacttgctcagtgtgtgggaagagattcactcagtcatctcagctGATGatgcaccagtcagttcacactggcgagaggccattcacttgctcagactgtgggaagggatttacttctTCGttccaactgaaggtacatcagcgagttcacactggagagaggccattcacctgttcggactgtgggaagggattcacttgctcatcccaactgaaggtacatcagcgagttcacactggtgagtggccgttcacctgctcagactgtgggaagggatttgcttTGTCATCTCACCTACTAACACAtcggagagttcacactggggagaagccgttcacctgctcagactgtgggaagggattctctcagtcatctaaacttaaggtacatcagcgagttcacactggggagagaccattcacctgctcagtctgtgggaagggattcactcagtcatccatcctattggcacaccagcaagttcacactgggagaggccgttcacctgctcagactgtgggtagggattcacttgttcatctcaaatga